The genomic stretch tcgcatgcattagcacataaagttttgaccggcctcgttgtagggtaatttctacataaatcacttggcgatctgcttaacatagcgcaatatttcgtgtcccgaataaaaaaagatcaaatatggaagagaattgtatgcggttgatttatgacttatggaaatttatcgtgtagtcgctatgattttatcaagcttctgataagtttccattgaatttaaatccgattacatccttcactcaccatcgatcttcattactaactttgataacatacttgacaagtttcaagatggctatctttaacatctaacaattgactttaatttccgtattatattatatcgctctttatatttctcgctttattgctttattttatcatttcatcatatttacattccgctattttctctttgtccatttggacgtttatattccgctattttctctttgtccacttggacatatgtttatgttacCGCCATTtcctctttgtccatttggaccatactttacttttatgctaaaacactaataaataacaaaaatctaaaaaacacataaggctctcttttggactattggttactatccttagcattttggagatttggacttatggacttagtgatGGAATAAGATACGACACAAcaaggggggttggattgtgtcccttttaaaatttatctAAGTATTTAAAAAGTTGCCTTTAATCAGAAGAAAAAGATTAGTAATAACTTTAAAGGTTTTAAGTAACTTGTGTTAATGTGTGTGATGAAGTATAGTTgtaaataatatgaataaaggacaataaataaagaacacaagaaaacttatcctggttcaccaacttggttagtctagtccccacaccctgtgagattatcctttattGAATACTTCTTACAATAAcctttttcttctatgtattcttagcctcaccaggcttacacttctgaatggtatAGCTTACAGACAGCTTACACAATAATTGGTTTTGTATATCTTTGTTGTGATATACTTTGTGATGTTAGGAGGTTTACAATAAATTCCTAAATACTCTCCGTATGGCAGTGAGTATTTGAATATAGAATGTGTATGAtaactttaatatatttttatcacTATATGGTAGTGAGAGCTAAAGATAATATGTGTAGAGAGTATGATTACTTTGTGTTTGAGAGCTTTGTTTTTCTTTGTATGCTTGTGTATGAATTCGTGAAAGAGAAAGAAGCATTAGTCTTGTATTTATAGAGCAAAGAAAAGTATCAAGGAAGTGCCGAGAGTTTCTTGGAGAAGTGCTAGCAGCTTTGCCCTTTTTGAGACTTGGTCTTGGCTTGACTTGGTCTTAGTTCAGAGTACTTCTGACCTGCTGCAAATTCTGATTTTTGACTATTTCAACAAAGACTTATTCTTGgcagagtaactctgggacgagtaactctgggactagtaactctgggacgagtaactctgggactagtACTTCTGGAGAGTAACTCCGGGGCCataattctgaagagtaactctggagtcataattctggagagtaactttGGGGCCATAATTCTGAAGAGTGACTCTGGAGtcataattctggagagtaactctggggccaTAATTCTGGAGAGTGACTTATTGAACTTCTGAGAATCCATATGTTTCTTAAAGCTTTGTTCTTTGTCAGCTTGatcttgaatcatcattttaACTCTTTGTTTGATAGGGACCATAAATTATTTAGACGATTTATTGATGAAATCACTTTGGAGTTTCTTTAGATAAAATAGtttgtaatattcaaaacattaacagaatatgtttcaacattctccccctttttgaatggtgacaaactttttattttagtttctttgagtaAGGACTTTGAAACTCCCCCTGGAAAGATGCATACTTTGAAAGGGAAAATGCTCCCCCTCAATATTAGTTCATATATAGTAAATGAATTTAAAAGCATTTGAAACACATTAGATAGCAGTTTTTGATTAATGTTTGAGAATCAATACATCAAATGATTTACATCAATATTTTGGTGCACAAACAAAAAGATCCTAGAGGACTACTGCTAATTTTAATTATACAGTCCTAGTGAATTATAGATAAGTAGAGTACAAAGAACTTAAATAAGACAAAGCTTTGGTCAAAGCTtgttctcccccttttgtcaaCCATACAAAAAGAAAGGGGGAACCAAAAGAAAGAGGACGAGAAGATTAAGAACCAGATGGTTCATCATCAGAAGTTTCCTCAGAAGATAATGGCAGAAATGGAAACTGAATCTGAGAGGGATCCGGAGGAAGCATTCCTGGAAACCTCGGGCATACTTGTTCAGTGACATAATCAATCCAGAATTTTTGGTAAGCCATTAACTGCTTTTGGAGAGCTGTAAAAGATCGAAGGTTGACGTCCTGATGGGGGTTAACCGTTTCAGATGAGGTTGCAGATCGAGGGTAAACGGGAGGACGATTACCAATGTTGGGGAAGTTGTTAAAAAATGAGGATGTGATGGAAGTGATGGGAATCTGAGGAAGGGTATTGGAATTATTGGTGGTGTTTCTAGGAGGTGATGAGTCATACCTCGGAGCAAGCAGTGTTTGAACATTGAAGGAGTTATCATCATCTTCCTTAGGAGAAGAAAATATTGGAGAGTTTGTTTGGAAGACATAAGGATCAGGTTGTGGAACAGAAGGCATGGCATGTGATTCTGTAGGATCACCTTGTTCAGATCGCTGAGCGGAGTTATTAAAAAAAGCTTCAATCTGAGCAGTGAGATCATTGGAGTCTGTATGATTGATGGAGGAGAGTTGAATTCTTCTAGGAGAAGGTTCTTTGTAGGAATTAGGAGAGTTCAGAGGTGAGGTCGTGGAGAGAGGATTTGTTGTCATAGTAGGGGAAGTGTATGTGGCAACATGGGGAATAATTGAATTTTGTTGATTTGAAGTGGGTGGAGTTAATAATTCAGCCTCAAGCATGGATATGAGTGAGGACAGCTGAGCTGAAGCAGGAGTGTGAGGAGACATTGGTGAGGGTGGTTGATGAGCTGAAGCACTAGGAGGACTTGAGAGAAGGTTTTCAAGAGCGAAAATGTTGATCATGTCAGTGTTAGAAGTCTCTAGGTTTGGAGGACTTGAAAcatttgagatagtttcagttTGGAGAGAAACTGGAGCTTGAGTGATGACAACTGTTTGTGGTGAGGATTCTACTGGGATTGGTGATGTAGATGTGAGGTCAATGCATTGTGTGATTACAGGAGATTGTTTATTTGTTTCCTTTGGGTTTGGAGATATGGATTTAGAGGCATGAGGAGAGATTGGTGAGGGCGCTTGTGGGGATTCTAGGTCAGCAGTGTTTGGAAGAGCCACAGATAATGGAATGGGAGAATTTGTGGTCAGGCTGTTTGGAGAGTTAGGAGATTCAGTACCTGTTGTTAAAGGTTCAGTTGGAGCATATTGCTTTACAAGATGCCGGCGTTTTGATTTGGCCTCAGGTTTAGGTGATGGTGCACGCTTGAGTGAAGGAATTTTCATGCGCTTCAACTTGGAGGCATCTAGGATTTTGTTGATCTCGAAGGAGTCCTCATCGTCCAGAGGAACATTAAAGTGCTTGAATATTTTGGTAAGAAGCATACCATAGGGGGCGCTTCTTGCTCTATGACCAGTGTGTTTGAGATAGTTGAGCACCAAATATCCTATATTGAGAGGGGTTTTCTTTGAGAAATGGTAGATGACAAGTAGGTCTTTATCAGTGACTCGTTCCATACTTCCTTTTCTTGGAAGAATAGTGTGAATGCAGAAGTTATGAATGATATGGCTGAGGGGTTCAAGGTTGGCAGACACAAAACGCTGAGTTTGATGTTTGGTGATGGAGAGTCTGTAGGATTCAATGTCTAGGTCATAAGATGAGGGCCAGTCATCATTAAATAGATGAAGTCCATTGTTTGGGACATGCAAAATGTCGCACAGGAGCTCTGGGGTTAGGGTTATTTGACGACCCTTTACAGATGAAATTAGCTATGTATCACTTTCAGAGGCTTCTATAGCGGAAAAAAAATTTCTAACTAGTCTAGGGTAGAAGACATCAGAGAGTTGGAGAAAGTTAGTCCAACCTGTGGCTATTGCAAGCTCGTTTATGTCGTAACCCCAGATAGAGTAGCTATCCAAGTTGACGGTTTTGCCGGCCACGATAGGAAGTGAGCGCCATTTTTCGTTATAGAGAGCACGAACATCATCATCAGAGATGAATTCTTTTGTTGAGATTTCAGATGGATGGTCATAGGCTTGAAAAGACGATGAGACGAGAGAGGTTCCTTCGCTTGATTGAGTGGAAACGTGTGAGGAGG from Vicia villosa cultivar HV-30 ecotype Madison, WI linkage group LG4, Vvil1.0, whole genome shotgun sequence encodes the following:
- the LOC131598232 gene encoding uncharacterized protein LOC131598232 — encoded protein: MERVTDKDLLVIYHFSKKTPLNIGYLVLNYLKHTGHRARSAPYGMLLTKIFKHFNVPLDDEDSFEINKILDASKLKRMKIPSLKRAPSPKPEAKSKRRHLVKQYAPTEPLTTGTESPNSPNSLTTNSPIPLSVALPNTADLESPQAPSPISPHASKSISPNPKETNKQSPVITQCIDLTSTSPIPVESSPQTVVITQAPVSLQTETISNVSSPPNLETSNTDMINIFALENLLSSPPSASAHQPPSPMSPHTPASAQLSSLISMLEAELLTPPTSNQQNSIIPHVATYTSPTMTTNPLSTTSPLNSPNSYKEPSPRRIQLSSINHTDSNDLTAQIEAFFNNSAQRSEQGDPTESHAMPSVPQPDPYVFQTNSPIFSSPKEDDDNSFNVQTLLAPRYDSSPPRNTTNNSNTLPQIPITSITSSFFNNFPNIGNRPPVYPRSATSSETVNPHQDVNLRSFTALQKQLMAYQKFWIDYVTEQVCPRFPGMLPPDPSQIQFPFLPLSSEETSDDEPSGS